The Parabacteroides sp. AD58 genome includes a window with the following:
- a CDS encoding efflux RND transporter permease subunit — protein MSYKSSLSAFTIIVAFVCLALAGLAFLPLLPVKLSPSRTLPRLTISFNMPGNSSRVIEMEVTSRLEAMLSRIKGVEEISSTSGNGWGRITIELDKHTDVDAARFEASTIVRQTWPDLPDGVTYPTLQMSRPDDKESTPFLIYTLNAAATPIFIQRYAENQIKPHLSSIQGIYRIQVSGATPMEWRLEYDSRQLSELGITVQDIQGAISTYYQKEFLGIANLSNDPDEKHWMRLALIPQHAEEGFDPTKISVKSPQGKLLRLDQLLQVTRQEEEPQSYYRINGLNSIYLSIWAEETANQLQLAQQIKEEMGNIQQNLPAGYEIHTSYDATEYIQEELDKIYVRTGLTILILLLFVLVITRNFRYLVLIVISLSINLCIAVIFYYLFGLEMQLYSLAGITISLSLVIDNTIVMTDHIRRRHDLKAFLSILAATLTTIGALAIIFFLDERIRLNLQDFAAVVIINLAVSLAIALFLVPALIEKMQLTSTHRTQRRFHPSWLTYAVLYFNRFYRWQIRLLCQWKKLTCAVLVLAFGLPVFLLPEKIEYDDKKWYSHTDSLCIDTYNSLVQKDVWKEKIKPALNKGLGGTLRLFVEKVYEGSYFTRNDETVLSISASMPSGTTLEQMNTLVSRMEAFLSTYKEIRQFQTNIYNAKQASISVYFTREAERSGFPYALKSQVISKALQLGGGSWNVWGLMDQGFSNDVRENAGSYRIEMYGYNYDELYAWAEKLKEKLLTYRRIKEVLINSEYSWWKDDYQEFYFNLNKARMAQEAIQPIELFASVNPVFGKNIYAGTILVDNEMESLRLSSRQSGEYDIWNMQFLPQRIGGKYFKLSDLATVEKGQMPQQIAKINQQYRLCLQYEYIGSSNQGQKIQKNIVKDFQKILPMGYTAKVESSYWTWGNDDNKQYLLLFLIIVIIFFTTSILFNSLKQPLAILFVIPISYIGVFLTFYWFKLNFDQGGFASFVLLCGITVNASIYILNEYNQIRERFPRMRPIRAYQKAWNAKITPIFLTVISTILGFIPFMIGDEKEAFWFPLAAGTIGGLIMSIIGIYLYLPVFVLRREKQKPACKA, from the coding sequence ATGAGCTATAAATCTTCCCTATCGGCTTTTACCATCATCGTCGCCTTCGTCTGCCTGGCGTTGGCGGGACTGGCTTTCCTGCCGCTCCTGCCGGTCAAGCTCTCGCCTTCGCGTACCTTGCCCCGGCTGACTATTTCCTTCAACATGCCGGGAAACTCGTCGCGGGTGATCGAGATGGAAGTGACCTCGCGCCTGGAAGCCATGCTCTCGCGCATTAAAGGTGTGGAAGAGATTTCTTCTACTTCCGGCAACGGCTGGGGACGCATCACCATCGAACTGGACAAGCACACCGATGTGGATGCCGCCCGCTTCGAAGCCTCGACCATCGTCCGCCAGACCTGGCCCGACTTGCCCGACGGCGTCACGTATCCGACCCTGCAAATGAGCCGGCCCGACGACAAAGAGTCAACACCGTTCCTGATTTATACCCTCAATGCGGCGGCCACGCCGATATTCATCCAGCGGTATGCCGAGAACCAGATCAAACCGCACCTGAGCTCCATTCAGGGCATCTATCGGATTCAGGTCAGCGGAGCGACTCCGATGGAATGGCGACTGGAATACGACAGCCGGCAGCTTTCTGAACTGGGCATCACCGTGCAGGATATTCAGGGAGCCATCTCGACCTATTACCAGAAAGAATTCCTGGGCATCGCCAACCTGTCGAACGATCCGGACGAAAAGCACTGGATGCGTCTGGCACTGATCCCGCAACATGCGGAAGAAGGATTCGACCCGACAAAGATCTCGGTCAAGTCTCCGCAAGGGAAACTGCTCCGCCTGGACCAGCTCTTGCAAGTAACCCGGCAGGAAGAAGAACCGCAAAGCTATTATCGCATCAACGGACTGAATTCCATCTATCTTTCCATCTGGGCAGAAGAGACGGCCAACCAGTTGCAGCTGGCCCAACAGATCAAGGAGGAAATGGGAAACATCCAGCAAAACCTTCCGGCCGGATACGAAATACATACCAGCTATGACGCCACGGAATACATCCAGGAAGAACTGGATAAGATCTATGTGCGCACCGGACTGACCATTCTGATCCTGCTGCTCTTCGTTCTCGTGATCACCCGGAATTTCCGTTACCTGGTTCTGATTGTCATCAGCCTGAGTATAAACCTGTGCATCGCCGTGATCTTCTATTATCTGTTCGGACTGGAAATGCAGTTGTATTCGCTGGCCGGAATCACCATCTCGCTGAGCCTTGTCATCGACAACACCATCGTGATGACCGATCATATCCGGAGGCGGCACGACCTGAAAGCCTTTCTTTCCATCCTGGCAGCCACGCTGACCACCATCGGCGCCTTGGCAATCATCTTCTTCCTCGACGAACGCATCCGGTTGAACTTGCAGGACTTTGCCGCCGTCGTGATCATCAACCTGGCTGTCTCGCTGGCAATAGCTCTTTTCCTGGTGCCCGCTCTGATCGAGAAGATGCAGCTTACATCCACACACCGCACGCAACGCCGGTTCCATCCGTCGTGGCTCACGTATGCCGTCCTTTACTTCAACCGGTTTTACCGCTGGCAGATCCGGCTGCTGTGCCAATGGAAGAAACTTACCTGTGCCGTGCTGGTGCTGGCATTCGGCTTGCCTGTCTTTCTCTTGCCGGAGAAAATCGAGTACGACGACAAGAAATGGTATTCGCATACCGACTCCTTGTGTATCGACACCTATAATTCGCTGGTGCAGAAAGACGTGTGGAAGGAGAAAATCAAGCCTGCGCTCAACAAAGGACTGGGCGGCACGCTGCGCCTCTTCGTCGAGAAAGTATATGAAGGCAGTTACTTCACCCGCAACGACGAGACTGTGCTCAGCATCTCGGCTTCCATGCCCAGTGGTACTACGCTCGAGCAGATGAATACGCTGGTAAGCCGGATGGAAGCCTTCTTGAGCACCTATAAAGAGATCCGCCAGTTCCAGACAAACATCTATAATGCGAAGCAGGCAAGCATCAGCGTCTATTTCACCCGCGAGGCGGAACGGAGCGGTTTTCCTTATGCCCTCAAGAGCCAGGTCATCAGCAAGGCCCTTCAATTAGGCGGCGGAAGCTGGAATGTCTGGGGACTGATGGACCAGGGCTTCAGCAACGACGTGCGGGAGAATGCCGGCTCATACCGCATCGAGATGTACGGCTACAACTACGACGAGCTGTATGCCTGGGCGGAAAAGCTGAAGGAGAAGCTCCTCACCTACCGCCGTATCAAGGAAGTACTGATTAACTCGGAATATTCCTGGTGGAAAGATGATTATCAGGAATTCTACTTCAACCTGAACAAAGCCCGGATGGCGCAAGAAGCCATTCAGCCGATCGAGCTGTTCGCCTCGGTCAATCCGGTTTTCGGGAAGAATATCTATGCCGGAACCATCCTGGTCGATAATGAAATGGAAAGTCTGCGTCTCTCTTCCCGCCAATCCGGCGAATATGATATCTGGAACATGCAGTTCCTGCCCCAGCGCATCGGCGGCAAATACTTCAAGCTCTCTGATCTGGCCACTGTCGAGAAAGGTCAGATGCCGCAGCAGATTGCCAAGATTAACCAGCAGTATCGCCTCTGTTTGCAATACGAATACATCGGGTCGAGCAACCAGGGACAGAAAATCCAGAAGAACATCGTCAAGGACTTCCAGAAGATCTTGCCCATGGGCTACACGGCCAAGGTGGAAAGCAGCTACTGGACGTGGGGAAACGACGACAACAAGCAATATCTGCTGTTGTTCCTGATCATCGTCATCATCTTCTTCACCACGAGCATCCTCTTCAACTCGCTGAAGCAGCCGTTGGCGATCCTCTTCGTCATCCCGATTTCCTACATCGGCGTCTTCCTCACCTTCTACTGGTTCAAGCTGAACTTCGACCAGGGCGGATTTGCCTCTTTCGTCCTGCTGTGCGGCATCACGGTCAATGCCAGTATCTATATTCTGAACGAGTACAACCAGATTCGCGAGCGTTTCCCGCGGATGCGGCCCATCCGTGCCTATCAGAAAGCCTGGAATGCCAAGATCACACCGATCTTCCTGACCGTCATCTCGACGATCCTGGGTTTTATCCCGTTCATGATCGGCGACGAGAAAGAAGCCTTCTGGTTTCCGCTGGCAGCCGGAACGATCGGCGGACTCATCATGTCGATAATCGGCATCTATCTTTATCTGCCTGTTTTCGTTCTCAGGCGGGAAAAGCAGAAGCCGGCTTGTAAAGCTTGA
- a CDS encoding TolC family protein: protein MKTNIHFFWIGLLLLLTQGMTAQPMVLSLEKTIQLAADSSLEAFRSKNLYLTGYWEFRNYKAERLPSLTLNLTPAQYYRDITKRYDSEADIDVYRKQQSFYAGGSLNLKQNFDWLGGSFYIDSDLGYMRYFGENTYNQFTSVPVRIGYSQDLVGYNAFRWERKIEPLKYEKVKKEFLYNMESISEQATTYFFALAMAQVEYDMAKENVANTDTLYRTGQERHKIAAISQEDLLTLKLDAVNAKNTLKNAEIALKRAMFSLASYLNFEKSEEIRLRLPSRPRDLHISVEEALTLARENNPEFLEMKQSILEAEQEVDRTKKEAMFNASVNASIGFNQVSSKFRDVYKDPLQQDIVAISLSIPLVDWGVRKGKHNIAKSNLSIAQTTAQQKEISVEEDVIMTVGDFNIQQNLISSAEEALDIALMAYQKTKQRFLIGKADINSMTLSLNRQQEAQRNYITALQNYWLSYYKIRKLTLHDFETGVSLSNEFDYEHEL, encoded by the coding sequence ATGAAAACGAACATACATTTCTTTTGGATCGGGCTGTTGCTTCTCCTCACACAAGGCATGACAGCCCAGCCGATGGTTCTATCTCTGGAGAAAACCATCCAGTTGGCAGCCGACAGTTCGCTGGAGGCTTTCCGCAGCAAGAATCTCTATCTGACCGGTTACTGGGAATTCCGTAACTACAAGGCCGAACGCCTGCCCAGTCTGACACTGAACCTGACGCCGGCCCAATACTACCGCGACATCACCAAGCGATACGACTCGGAAGCCGACATCGACGTCTATCGCAAGCAACAGTCATTCTATGCCGGAGGAAGCCTGAACCTGAAACAGAACTTCGACTGGCTGGGCGGTAGCTTCTACATTGATTCCGACTTAGGCTATATGCGTTACTTCGGCGAGAACACCTACAACCAGTTCACCTCCGTGCCGGTCCGCATCGGCTATAGTCAGGATCTGGTCGGCTACAATGCTTTCCGCTGGGAACGCAAGATCGAGCCGCTGAAATACGAAAAGGTAAAGAAAGAATTCCTATACAACATGGAAAGCATCAGCGAGCAGGCGACCACTTACTTCTTTGCCCTGGCCATGGCACAGGTGGAATACGACATGGCCAAAGAGAATGTGGCAAATACCGATACGCTCTATCGCACCGGACAAGAACGGCACAAGATAGCCGCCATCAGTCAGGAAGACCTGCTCACCCTGAAGCTGGACGCGGTCAATGCCAAGAATACACTGAAGAATGCCGAGATTGCCCTGAAGCGTGCCATGTTCAGCCTGGCTTCGTACCTGAACTTCGAGAAGAGCGAGGAAATCCGCCTGCGGTTGCCTTCCCGTCCGCGCGACCTGCATATTTCGGTAGAAGAAGCCTTGACGCTGGCCCGCGAGAACAACCCCGAATTTCTGGAGATGAAGCAAAGCATCCTGGAAGCAGAACAGGAAGTAGACCGCACAAAGAAAGAAGCCATGTTCAACGCGTCGGTGAATGCCAGCATCGGATTCAACCAGGTATCGTCGAAGTTCCGGGATGTCTATAAAGATCCGTTGCAACAGGATATCGTCGCCATCTCTCTTTCCATCCCGCTGGTGGACTGGGGCGTCCGCAAAGGGAAGCACAACATCGCCAAGAGCAACCTGAGCATAGCCCAGACCACGGCACAGCAGAAAGAGATCAGCGTGGAAGAAGACGTCATCATGACCGTGGGCGACTTCAACATCCAGCAAAACCTGATCAGCAGTGCGGAAGAAGCCTTGGACATTGCCCTGATGGCCTATCAGAAGACCAAGCAGCGCTTCCTGATAGGGAAAGCCGACATCAACAGCATGACGCTCTCGCTGAACCGGCAACAGGAAGCCCAGCGCAACTATATCACCGCCTTGCAGAACTATTGGCTGAGTTACTACAAGATCCGGAAGCTGACCTTGCATGATTTCGAGACAGGTGTTTCTTTGTCGAATGAATTTGATTACGAACATGAGCTATAA
- a CDS encoding efflux RND transporter permease subunit — protein MVRFLIQRPIAVLMAFTACFIIGLVTYFTIPVSLLPDIAIPEITVQVSGQNTSARELENTLVKPIRQQLMQVAGLKDIESETRDGNGVIRLSFEFGTNTDLAFIEVNEKIDAAMSTLPREMERPRVVKASATDIPVFCLNLTLKGPDDETAFLDLCQFAENVIKRRIEQLPEVAMVDVTGVVGRQLQIVPDMNKLETSGITLQELETALANNNIEPGSMTVRDGYYEYNIKFSTLLRTLDDVRQIYLRKNSRIFQLKDLAEISIVPEKETGVSMADGKRAVTLAVIKQSDESMDKLKTALGEVTDYFTAIYPDINFSITRNQTELLDYTISNLKQNLSLGFLFICIVAVLFLGDIKSPLVIGLSMVVSIVTSFSFFYLFHMSLNIISLSGLILALGMMIDSSIIVTENIAQYRGRGDSLEEACIKGTSEVITPMLSSTLTTIAVFFPLVFMSGIAGAIFYDQAFAVTVGLLVSYFTGIMLLPVLYKLVYSIPEINHPLFSFKFSSLVKEHTLDRFYDRGVDFIFSHKKATWLGIILTFPLCVYLFYAIPKSRMPEIDQNELIVQLEWNENIHLDENRSRIASLMEEAEKIGARHTAYIGQQQFLLNTERELSVSEAELYFRTEKTDQIQPLQQVISQWIGRHYPMAVVSFAPPETVFEKLFDTGEADIVAELYSRNKEVTPEAGQIQALEKDIEQAGGMAPVGVAFDNQLNISIDNQKLLLYHVDYADVYRALKTAFKENEIATLRSYQQYLPITLVGNDASIESVLQRTLIRTNASSGDGKTEQVSYVPLRTLVSVTPGEDLKTLTAGKNGEFIPFRFYDVDNAEELMANIRSVIRADEHYQADWDLDFAGSFFSNQQMLNELVVILFISILLMYFILAAQFESFLQPLIVLSEIPIDVAASLLVLWICGHTLNLMSAIGIVVTCGIIINDSILKLDAINELRKDGMPLIEAIHEAGRRRLRPIIMTSLTTIFGMVPLLFSFDLGSELQKPLSIAMIAAMLVGTAVSLFVVPLVYWYIYRKQTLPAKQEA, from the coding sequence ATGGTCCGCTTTCTGATACAACGTCCTATCGCGGTGCTGATGGCATTCACGGCCTGCTTCATCATCGGACTGGTGACTTACTTCACCATTCCCGTATCGTTGTTGCCCGACATTGCCATCCCGGAAATCACTGTACAGGTTTCCGGCCAAAACACTTCCGCCCGAGAGCTGGAAAACACCTTGGTGAAACCCATCCGCCAGCAGCTTATGCAAGTGGCCGGCCTGAAAGACATCGAGAGTGAAACCCGCGACGGAAACGGAGTGATCCGCCTGAGCTTTGAGTTCGGTACCAATACCGACCTGGCTTTCATCGAAGTCAATGAAAAGATAGATGCTGCCATGAGTACGCTGCCACGCGAAATGGAACGGCCGCGCGTAGTCAAGGCAAGTGCCACCGACATACCGGTCTTTTGTCTGAACCTGACCCTGAAAGGTCCGGACGACGAAACCGCCTTCCTCGACCTGTGCCAGTTTGCCGAGAACGTCATCAAACGCCGCATCGAACAATTGCCCGAAGTGGCCATGGTGGATGTGACCGGTGTCGTTGGCAGGCAACTGCAAATCGTGCCGGACATGAACAAACTGGAGACATCGGGCATCACCTTGCAGGAACTGGAAACGGCATTGGCCAACAACAACATCGAACCGGGCAGTATGACCGTGCGCGACGGCTACTACGAATACAACATCAAGTTCTCGACCCTGCTGCGTACGCTCGACGACGTCCGCCAAATCTATCTGCGTAAGAACAGCCGTATCTTCCAGCTGAAAGACCTGGCCGAAATATCCATCGTGCCGGAAAAGGAAACCGGCGTCTCCATGGCCGACGGGAAACGGGCCGTGACACTGGCCGTCATCAAGCAATCCGACGAGAGCATGGATAAGCTGAAAACTGCCTTGGGCGAAGTGACGGATTACTTTACCGCCATTTATCCCGACATCAACTTCAGCATTACCCGCAACCAGACCGAACTGCTGGATTATACCATTTCCAACCTGAAGCAGAATCTTTCTCTCGGCTTCCTGTTTATCTGTATCGTAGCCGTGCTGTTCCTGGGAGACATCAAGAGTCCGCTGGTGATCGGATTGAGTATGGTTGTCAGCATTGTGACAAGCTTCTCGTTCTTCTACCTCTTCCACATGTCGCTCAACATCATTTCCCTCTCCGGCCTGATCCTGGCGTTGGGTATGATGATCGACAGTTCCATCATCGTAACGGAAAACATCGCCCAGTACCGCGGGCGCGGAGATTCGCTGGAAGAAGCCTGCATCAAAGGAACGTCGGAAGTCATCACGCCGATGCTGAGTTCAACGCTTACGACCATCGCCGTGTTCTTCCCGCTGGTGTTTATGAGCGGTATTGCCGGAGCCATCTTCTACGACCAGGCATTCGCCGTGACCGTCGGTCTGCTGGTCTCCTACTTCACCGGCATCATGCTGTTGCCCGTCTTATACAAACTGGTATATAGCATTCCGGAGATCAATCATCCGCTCTTCAGCTTTAAGTTCAGCAGCCTGGTGAAAGAACATACACTTGATCGCTTCTACGACCGGGGCGTTGACTTTATCTTCAGCCACAAGAAAGCGACGTGGCTCGGGATTATCCTCACCTTCCCGCTTTGTGTCTATTTATTCTATGCCATCCCGAAAAGCCGGATGCCGGAGATCGACCAGAACGAACTCATCGTCCAACTGGAATGGAATGAAAACATCCACCTCGACGAGAACCGAAGCCGCATAGCTTCCCTGATGGAAGAAGCCGAGAAGATCGGAGCCCGCCATACAGCCTATATCGGACAACAACAATTCCTGTTGAACACCGAGCGGGAACTCTCGGTCTCGGAAGCCGAATTGTACTTCAGGACAGAGAAGACCGACCAGATCCAGCCGTTGCAGCAAGTCATCAGTCAGTGGATTGGCCGGCATTATCCGATGGCTGTCGTATCCTTCGCTCCGCCGGAAACCGTCTTTGAGAAACTCTTCGATACCGGAGAAGCCGACATCGTAGCCGAACTCTATAGCCGGAACAAGGAAGTCACGCCCGAAGCCGGACAAATCCAGGCTTTGGAGAAAGACATCGAGCAAGCCGGAGGCATGGCACCGGTGGGCGTTGCCTTCGACAACCAGCTGAATATCTCCATCGACAACCAGAAACTGTTGCTGTATCACGTGGATTATGCCGACGTGTACCGGGCACTGAAGACGGCATTCAAGGAGAACGAGATTGCCACGCTTCGCTCCTATCAGCAATACCTGCCCATTACACTGGTGGGCAACGATGCTTCGATCGAATCGGTATTGCAGCGGACCCTGATCCGGACGAATGCCTCTTCGGGCGACGGGAAAACGGAACAAGTCTCTTATGTTCCGCTGCGGACCTTGGTATCCGTCACACCCGGCGAAGACCTGAAGACCTTGACGGCCGGAAAGAACGGAGAATTCATCCCGTTCCGCTTCTACGACGTGGACAATGCGGAAGAACTGATGGCGAACATCCGTTCCGTAATCCGTGCGGACGAACACTATCAGGCAGACTGGGACTTGGACTTCGCGGGAAGTTTCTTCTCCAACCAGCAGATGCTGAACGAGCTGGTGGTGATTCTGTTCATCTCCATTCTGCTGATGTACTTCATCCTGGCAGCCCAGTTCGAGAGTTTCCTGCAACCGCTGATCGTCCTGTCGGAAATCCCGATCGACGTGGCCGCTTCGTTGCTCGTCTTGTGGATCTGCGGCCATACGCTGAACCTGATGAGTGCCATCGGTATCGTAGTCACTTGCGGTATCATCATCAACGACTCCATCCTGAAGCTGGATGCCATCAACGAACTGCGCAAAGACGGCATGCCGCTGATAGAAGCCATCCACGAAGCCGGACGGCGCCGCCTGCGCCCTATCATCATGACTTCGCTGACAACGATCTTCGGTATGGTTCCGCTGCTTTTCTCATTCGACCTGGGCAGTGAGTTACAGAAACCTCTGTCGATTGCCATGATCGCCGCCATGCTGGTCGGAACGGCCGTCAGCCTGTTTGTCGTGCCGCTTGTTTACTGGTATATCTATCGAAAACAAACCCTTCCCGCCAAGCAGGAAGCCTAA
- a CDS encoding efflux RND transporter periplasmic adaptor subunit, translating into MMNYKLLTIPLMLLCAACGKEKKASELNETSVETVLPSETNEVTAIPLVRSEFHHELISNGKIEARNQAKLYFESAGAIARIYVKNGESVRKGQKLAELEPFRLKNQLDIATDALEKAKLELQDVLIGQGYMLADSARVPADILKLAKVQSGYEQALASYELAEYEWKRSVLTAPFDGIVANLTAKAYNQASTSEAFCTIIDNSQLEASFTILENELPLIRIGDRVEVQPFAVSGLKATGSISEINPLVDENGMVQVKALVGGSDKLFEGMNVQVSIQRSLPDQLVVPKEAIVLRSGKQVLFTLKDSKAMWVYVHTGLENATSYTLVDDGEVKVGDSIITSGNINLAHESPVKLIE; encoded by the coding sequence ATGATGAACTACAAACTGTTGACAATCCCGCTGATGTTGCTATGTGCCGCCTGCGGAAAAGAGAAGAAAGCGAGTGAACTGAATGAGACTTCCGTAGAGACAGTGCTCCCTTCTGAAACCAATGAGGTAACCGCTATTCCTTTGGTAAGATCTGAATTTCACCACGAACTGATCAGTAACGGAAAGATAGAAGCCCGCAATCAGGCGAAACTCTATTTTGAATCGGCTGGCGCCATCGCCCGTATCTATGTCAAAAACGGAGAATCGGTGCGAAAAGGACAGAAACTGGCTGAGCTGGAACCGTTTCGGTTAAAGAACCAGCTGGACATTGCCACCGACGCTCTTGAGAAAGCCAAACTGGAGTTGCAAGATGTATTGATCGGACAAGGATATATGCTGGCTGACTCGGCACGAGTTCCGGCCGACATCCTGAAGCTGGCCAAGGTACAAAGTGGATACGAGCAAGCCTTGGCCTCGTATGAACTGGCCGAATACGAATGGAAACGGTCGGTGCTGACCGCTCCTTTCGACGGGATCGTTGCCAACCTGACGGCCAAAGCCTATAACCAAGCTTCCACTTCCGAAGCTTTCTGTACCATCATCGACAACAGCCAGCTGGAAGCCTCGTTCACCATCCTGGAAAATGAGCTGCCACTTATCCGGATAGGCGACCGCGTGGAAGTACAGCCTTTCGCGGTTTCCGGCCTGAAAGCCACCGGAAGCATTTCTGAGATCAATCCGCTGGTTGACGAAAACGGCATGGTGCAGGTAAAAGCACTGGTGGGCGGATCGGACAAGCTGTTTGAAGGCATGAACGTGCAAGTCAGCATCCAACGCTCGCTGCCCGACCAACTGGTGGTGCCCAAAGAAGCCATCGTGCTCCGTTCCGGCAAGCAGGTATTATTCACCCTGAAAGACAGCAAAGCCATGTGGGTGTATGTACATACCGGACTGGAGAATGCGACCAGCTATACGCTGGTAGATGACGGCGAAGTAAAGGTTGGCGACTCCATCATCACCAGCGGTAACATCAATCTTGCCCACGAATCACCTGTCAAACTCATTGAATAA
- a CDS encoding O-antigen ligase family protein yields the protein MNYLILLFVSMFCLALAVTPFVSADNLADGLVTGRAFWTYLVVLLGSVCLLGYLTERKRLRITWLDGAWSLFIGWACLSCFSDGNTLSGKCAFLLSLLVLWFTLRLLFLFRPETRGFFTGLWLTVALLEAVSGMAQLYGFTYSHHTLFNLTGTFFNPGPYSGFLAILLPWTLHVALHSRKLTGHYAWLCVLVICVVLPAGRSRSAWIAALLGSAWVLISYYKAAIISYVRQYPKRITAMLLASVLLLAGGAYGMYHLKKDSADGRLLMWKVSAQIIREQQGLGVGVGHFPEAFAEAQASYLKHASSQEKWVAGCPEYAFNEYLQIAVELGIFPLLLFLGVGVSAFLQAVRTKQSGIAGALIAFAIFAFSSYPLQLPDFWILWVCLCTLAIPTGYTAGNNWLPVQRIGMIGMAVCSLFVCTSAADRYKAYEQWNRLKMLHNNKAYEAATEGYVALYDILKQNPRYLFEAAQCLNHSERQEEGSQYLRQAARYSSDPMIRYVLAKNEQEAGNYLEAERLLLHAIDILPERIYPYYLLANLYAEPDFYQPDKRQEMADSVWHKKPKVESQAIREMREKVKEWLNKQDK from the coding sequence ATGAATTATCTCATATTGTTGTTTGTCAGCATGTTTTGCCTAGCACTGGCAGTTACCCCGTTCGTCTCGGCTGACAACTTGGCCGACGGACTGGTCACGGGCCGGGCATTCTGGACTTATTTAGTCGTTTTGCTCGGTTCCGTTTGCCTGCTGGGTTACCTGACCGAACGGAAAAGATTACGTATCACCTGGTTGGATGGTGCCTGGAGCCTGTTCATCGGCTGGGCTTGCCTTTCCTGCTTTTCTGACGGGAATACCCTGTCCGGCAAATGCGCTTTCCTGTTATCATTACTGGTCTTGTGGTTCACCTTGCGCCTCTTGTTTCTTTTCCGTCCCGAAACAAGGGGATTCTTCACCGGACTATGGTTAACAGTCGCCCTTTTGGAAGCCGTCAGTGGCATGGCACAACTATACGGTTTCACGTATTCCCACCATACCCTGTTTAACCTGACCGGCACTTTCTTTAATCCGGGGCCCTATTCTGGATTCCTCGCCATCCTGCTGCCCTGGACTTTACATGTGGCGTTACACAGCCGGAAATTAACAGGGCATTATGCCTGGCTTTGCGTGCTGGTCATCTGCGTTGTATTGCCTGCCGGAAGAAGCCGTTCTGCCTGGATTGCAGCCTTGCTCGGCTCTGCCTGGGTACTGATTAGCTATTACAAAGCCGCCATCATTTCTTATGTACGTCAATATCCCAAACGGATCACGGCCATGCTACTGGCAAGTGTGTTGCTGCTGGCCGGAGGGGCTTATGGCATGTACCATCTCAAGAAAGATTCGGCAGACGGACGCCTGCTGATGTGGAAGGTTTCCGCGCAAATCATCCGGGAACAACAGGGCTTGGGCGTAGGAGTAGGACATTTCCCGGAAGCTTTCGCCGAAGCCCAGGCTAGCTACCTAAAACATGCCTCCAGTCAGGAAAAATGGGTAGCCGGATGCCCTGAATATGCCTTTAACGAATACCTGCAAATTGCAGTAGAATTAGGCATCTTCCCCTTATTGCTCTTCCTAGGGGTAGGTGTCAGTGCTTTCCTTCAGGCTGTTCGGACAAAACAATCCGGGATTGCCGGGGCATTGATTGCCTTTGCCATCTTCGCCTTCTCTTCCTATCCCTTGCAACTTCCGGACTTCTGGATTTTATGGGTCTGCCTGTGTACATTGGCCATCCCGACAGGATATACAGCAGGAAACAACTGGCTTCCTGTCCAACGGATAGGGATGATCGGCATGGCTGTATGCAGCCTGTTCGTATGCACATCGGCGGCAGACCGCTACAAGGCCTACGAACAATGGAACCGGCTCAAGATGTTACACAACAACAAAGCCTACGAAGCTGCCACCGAAGGATACGTCGCACTTTATGACATACTGAAACAGAATCCCAGATACTTGTTCGAAGCTGCCCAGTGCCTCAATCACAGCGAGCGGCAGGAAGAAGGAAGCCAATATCTCCGGCAAGCCGCACGATACAGTTCCGATCCCATGATCCGGTATGTTCTGGCAAAGAACGAACAAGAAGCCGGCAATTATCTCGAAGCAGAAAGACTACTGCTGCACGCGATCGACATATTGCCTGAACGCATTTATCCGTATTACCTGCTGGCCAACCTCTACGCAGAGCCGGATTTCTACCAACCGGATAAACGGCAAGAGATGGCTGATTCGGTCTGGCACAAAAAGCCCAAAGTAGAAAGTCAAGCCATCCGGGAAATGCGGGAGAAAGTGAAAGAATGGCTTAACAAACAAGATAAATAG